A section of the Dictyoglomus sp. genome encodes:
- a CDS encoding response regulator encodes MKKSVKVLIAEDEPIVRMDLRELLESQGYQVIGEASDGRSAVSIARREKPDVVIMDIRMPGMDGIEAAKILTEEEIAPVIFLTAYSDKELVEKAKEVGIVAYLVKPFKETDLFPAIEIAIARFKEFIQLKEEVKDLKDALETRKLVDRAKGLLMDFEGLKEHEAFRLIQKASMDKRKPMKEIAQAIILAYELKDKKEKQ; translated from the coding sequence ATGAAAAAATCAGTAAAAGTCTTAATTGCAGAGGATGAGCCTATTGTAAGAATGGACTTAAGAGAACTTTTAGAAAGTCAGGGATATCAAGTGATAGGAGAAGCTTCTGATGGACGGTCTGCTGTAAGTATTGCAAGAAGAGAAAAACCTGACGTAGTTATAATGGATATTAGAATGCCTGGAATGGATGGTATAGAGGCTGCTAAGATTCTAACAGAAGAAGAAATTGCTCCTGTTATTTTTTTAACTGCTTATTCTGATAAAGAATTGGTAGAGAAAGCAAAAGAAGTAGGTATCGTAGCATATCTTGTAAAACCCTTTAAAGAAACAGATTTATTTCCTGCTATTGAGATAGCTATAGCAAGATTTAAAGAATTTATACAGTTAAAAGAGGAAGTGAAAGATTTGAAAGATGCTTTAGAAACAAGGAAATTGGTAGATAGAGCGAAGGGTCTTCTTATGGATTTTGAAGGATTGAAAGAACATGAGGCTTTTAGGTTAATTCAAAAGGCTAGTATGGATAAGAGAAAGCCTATGAAGGAAATTGCACAGGCGATTATATTAGCATATGAATTAAAGGATAAAAAGGAGAAACAATGA
- a CDS encoding helix-hairpin-helix domain-containing protein, whose translation MMEDNYKKYILFFSIILVLILILGSLFRNNQKEKEERAIFENFIIVHIAGAVANPGVYKLLEGSRVIDGIQAAGGALPSADLDRLNLAEYLEDGSKILVPEKFISPTLSSTIKGNVFSNNKININFASEKELENLPGIGPSLAKKIVEYREQNGPFKSLEDLEKVRGIGKKKIEQIKDLIEW comes from the coding sequence ATGATGGAAGATAATTATAAAAAATATATTCTATTCTTTTCAATAATTTTAGTTCTAATTCTAATATTAGGAAGTCTTTTTCGAAATAATCAAAAAGAAAAAGAAGAAAGAGCAATTTTTGAGAATTTTATAATAGTTCATATAGCTGGAGCGGTAGCAAATCCTGGAGTATATAAATTATTAGAGGGTTCTCGCGTTATAGATGGAATTCAAGCAGCAGGAGGAGCACTTCCTTCTGCTGATTTAGATAGATTAAATTTAGCAGAATATTTAGAAGATGGAAGTAAAATACTAGTTCCTGAAAAATTTATCTCTCCCACATTATCCTCCACAATAAAAGGAAATGTTTTTTCGAATAACAAGATAAATATTAATTTTGCCTCTGAGAAAGAATTAGAAAATTTGCCAGGTATCGGTCCATCTCTGGCAAAGAAAATTGTTGAGTATAGAGAACAAAATGGTCCATTTAAAAGTTTAGAAGATCTTGAGAAAGTAAGAGGAATTGGTAAGAAAAAAATTGAGCAAATAAAAGATCTTATAGAGTGGTAA
- the holA gene encoding DNA polymerase III subunit delta, translating to MNYWEFKKLIKQKEIPLVYLFIGEEKFLMEDALESLRNRFKSASYHVFFGEDITWKEIIPFLEAPPLFENQLLVIRHCQNLKEPKEKDKIISLLKKPMNTCIVFMANGEEEIKKKNYLEKIIPGNGIVEFSKLRAEGVRRWLNEKLKELNITLDSDAQYFLTISWGDNLAFLYKELEKVVSFVGERKEVTLEDLKKVSSPKEVAFFTFLDALYKRDVYLLLSGLDTLWNEGIHPMVILDIIIKQIRQILRIYALSKEGFSEEEIREKLDLHPFVIKKTLQNLTNFTAAELFELYFLLRQLDQEIKSTSKNPRILLEKFLIRINKKF from the coding sequence ATGAATTATTGGGAGTTTAAAAAATTAATTAAACAAAAGGAAATTCCACTAGTATATCTATTCATTGGAGAAGAAAAATTTCTTATGGAGGATGCATTAGAGTCATTAAGAAATAGATTTAAGAGCGCCTCCTATCATGTATTCTTTGGAGAAGATATAACATGGAAAGAGATTATTCCTTTTCTGGAGGCTCCTCCTCTCTTTGAAAATCAATTACTAGTTATAAGACATTGTCAAAATTTAAAGGAACCAAAGGAAAAAGATAAGATTATTTCTCTTTTAAAAAAACCTATGAATACTTGTATTGTTTTCATGGCGAATGGGGAAGAAGAGATTAAGAAAAAAAACTATTTGGAAAAGATTATTCCTGGAAATGGAATTGTTGAATTTTCAAAACTAAGGGCAGAAGGTGTTAGGAGATGGCTAAATGAAAAGCTTAAGGAATTAAATATTACATTAGATTCTGACGCTCAGTATTTTTTAACCATATCGTGGGGAGACAATTTAGCTTTTTTATATAAAGAACTAGAGAAAGTGGTTTCTTTTGTTGGAGAAAGAAAAGAAGTTACTTTAGAAGATCTTAAGAAAGTTTCATCCCCAAAGGAAGTAGCATTTTTTACCTTTTTAGATGCTCTATATAAAAGAGATGTATATTTACTTCTTAGCGGACTAGATACTTTATGGAATGAAGGTATTCATCCAATGGTAATATTAGATATAATTATTAAGCAAATTAGACAAATTCTAAGAATTTATGCTTTATCAAAAGAGGGTTTTTCAGAAGAAGAAATCAGAGAAAAACTTGATTTGCACCCTTTTGTGATTAAAAAAACTCTTCAAAATTTAACAAATTTTACTGCCGCAGAACTTTTTGAGTTGTATTTTCTTCTGCGGCAGTTAGATCAGGAAATTAAATCTACAAGTAAAAATCCAAGAATATTATTAGAAAAATTTTTAATAAGAATAAATAAAAAGTTTTAA
- a CDS encoding ComEC/Rec2 family competence protein, with the protein MDKLPPSFFFLIYFICGIFLQRIGGDLIYFLAIFIFSLILIKEKYLFLTPLFLFFLFLGFFLSKSSIPEFSYFRGFKLEKVKGIVEEVEEREKIKEVIFRPLNEKEKILLTVDKNREINIGDIIYLEELKVFPVGRENIYKFWGEGIILFGNTKYFKVVGKKLSFLKLLRIRVKNYIKNILLLSKPEISSFLRAVILGESGIVSKKVKDLFINTGTIHILAISGLHITLLVSFLVFLINSKNLRFVISLFLFFYAFIVGNKPPVLRAVFMYFYSILAKNFIREEDIINSFFMVCLISLIFSPLNIFNISFQLSYLATLGLILTPSFKIPLIKKYYQDLWKSSFWLFIFLMPFNIYFFERVHILSLIGNLFSIPIFHLILFLSFLLILLNIFPFTSFLISIIEFLINILFSGLQFILINYKISLILSLILIIFPFILKNTRNELLGV; encoded by the coding sequence TTGGATAAACTTCCACCATCTTTTTTCTTTTTAATATATTTTATTTGTGGGATTTTCCTTCAGAGGATTGGAGGAGATTTAATTTATTTTTTAGCTATTTTTATTTTTTCTCTTATACTTATCAAAGAAAAATATTTATTTCTTACACCTCTTTTTTTATTTTTCCTTTTTTTAGGATTTTTTCTTTCTAAATCTTCTATTCCAGAATTTAGTTATTTTAGAGGTTTTAAACTTGAGAAAGTTAAGGGAATAGTTGAGGAAGTAGAAGAAAGGGAAAAGATAAAAGAAGTTATCTTTAGACCTCTTAATGAGAAGGAGAAGATTCTTCTCACAGTTGATAAGAATAGAGAGATAAATATAGGAGATATAATTTATCTAGAGGAATTGAAAGTATTTCCAGTAGGAAGAGAAAATATTTACAAGTTTTGGGGGGAAGGAATAATTTTGTTTGGAAATACAAAATATTTTAAAGTTGTAGGGAAAAAACTTTCTTTTCTTAAGTTATTAAGAATTAGGGTTAAAAATTATATAAAAAATATTTTATTATTAAGTAAACCTGAAATTTCATCTTTTTTAAGAGCTGTTATTTTAGGAGAAAGTGGAATTGTGAGTAAAAAAGTAAAGGATCTTTTTATAAATACTGGAACAATACATATTTTAGCAATTTCTGGGCTTCATATTACATTATTAGTGAGTTTTTTAGTTTTTTTAATTAATTCTAAAAATTTAAGGTTTGTTATAAGTTTATTCTTATTTTTCTATGCTTTTATAGTTGGAAATAAACCTCCTGTATTGAGGGCAGTATTTATGTATTTTTATAGTATCTTAGCAAAAAATTTTATAAGAGAAGAAGATATTATTAATTCTTTCTTTATGGTTTGTTTAATCTCTCTAATTTTTTCACCTTTAAATATTTTCAATATTAGTTTTCAGTTATCTTATCTCGCAACTCTTGGACTTATATTGACTCCATCTTTTAAAATTCCCTTAATTAAAAAATACTATCAAGACTTATGGAAATCTTCTTTTTGGTTATTTATTTTTCTCATGCCTTTTAATATTTATTTTTTTGAAAGAGTTCATATTTTATCTCTCATTGGGAATCTTTTTTCTATTCCAATTTTTCATTTGATTCTTTTTCTTTCATTTTTATTAATTCTCTTGAATATTTTTCCATTCACTTCTTTCCTAATATCCATTATTGAATTTCTTATAAATATACTTTTCTCTGGTTTGCAATTTATACTTATAAATTATAAAATTAGTTTGATACTAAGTTTGATACTTATTATTTTTCCTTTTATTTTAAAGAATACAAGAAATGAATTATTGGGAGTTTAA
- the rpsT gene encoding 30S ribosomal protein S20, with the protein MAHTKSAIKRIKINERNRIRNRLRLGRIKFYTKKFLSLLEENKIEEAKQILPQVISVIDKAAQKGTLHKNTAARKKSRLMKLLREKLASLS; encoded by the coding sequence ATGGCACATACAAAGTCAGCAATTAAAAGAATTAAAATTAACGAGAGAAATAGGATTAGAAACAGATTAAGATTAGGAAGAATTAAGTTTTATACTAAAAAATTTCTCTCGCTTTTAGAGGAAAACAAAATTGAAGAAGCAAAACAGATTCTTCCGCAGGTTATCAGTGTTATTGATAAGGCAGCCCAAAAGGGAACGTTACATAAGAACACTGCTGCGAGAAAAAAATCTCGGCTTATGAAACTTTTGAGAGAAAAGTTAGCAAGTTTAAGTTAA
- the surE gene encoding 5'/3'-nucleotidase SurE — translation MIIFITNDDGINSPSLEVIINKFKSFGEIYGILPERERSGGSHALTFHKPLRVYPYISKEGVKIWSSNGTPADCVLLGLYSLLPYPPSIVISGINKGYNLGNNVIYSGTVSGAREAAINGIPAISISVSPEGREKDFEIACDFLLKIIPLVIKFIPYGVFLNINIPPLESLENVEVEFTYQGKFHYKNRVEKRLDPWLREYYWIYGELRENNGKGSDIEAIKNGKISITPLRWDMTDYSILNNLKENFKIK, via the coding sequence ATGATTATTTTTATAACAAATGACGATGGAATAAATTCTCCATCGTTAGAAGTTATTATTAATAAATTCAAATCTTTTGGAGAAATATATGGTATTCTTCCCGAAAGGGAAAGAAGTGGGGGAAGTCATGCTCTTACATTTCATAAACCCCTACGTGTCTATCCTTACATAAGTAAAGAAGGTGTTAAAATATGGTCCAGTAATGGAACTCCTGCGGATTGTGTTCTTTTAGGTCTTTATTCTCTTTTACCTTATCCTCCTTCTATTGTTATTTCTGGAATAAATAAAGGATACAACTTGGGAAATAATGTCATCTATTCTGGAACTGTTTCTGGGGCGAGAGAGGCTGCTATAAATGGTATTCCTGCTATTTCGATTTCTGTATCTCCTGAGGGAAGAGAAAAAGATTTTGAAATTGCCTGTGATTTTCTTTTAAAGATTATACCTTTAGTTATAAAATTTATTCCTTATGGGGTATTTCTTAATATTAATATTCCTCCTCTTGAAAGCTTAGAGAATGTAGAGGTTGAATTTACCTATCAAGGTAAATTTCATTATAAAAATAGAGTGGAAAAAAGATTAGATCCATGGTTAAGAGAATATTATTGGATTTATGGGGAATTAAGAGAAAATAATGGGAAGGGCTCAGATATAGAAGCAATTAAAAATGGAAAAATCTCTATTACTCCTCTTAGATGGGATATGACTGATTATTCTATATTAAATAATCTGAAGGAAAACTTTAAAATAAAGTAA
- a CDS encoding undecaprenyl/decaprenyl-phosphate alpha-N-acetylglucosaminyl 1-phosphate transferase, giving the protein MLYITFFISFIISIILTPIIRNIAFKLRVLDYPNERKVHDKPIPRIGGVAFYLSILLVNLIFNKTIIIEKVLLGGSLIFIIGLIDDFVELKPAPKFWLTFLAILVSVFIGIRLESFKIPYTDITISGWLAYVFSFLWLLGITNAMNFIDGLDGLAAGVSAIASFSLLIIALLLKRMETAIFLSTMLGGVLGFLFFNFPPASIIMGDSGAMFLGFLLSAISITGVLKFSTLINLFVPIMILGFPILDTIFSIIRRIIEGRPPWKFDKDHIHHRFLKIGMDTRQSIGFIYLITISMSLIAIILSLLYYNKEIALLILTGTLGLIIFILVKLGILMVGRNGKI; this is encoded by the coding sequence ATGTTATATATAACTTTCTTTATTTCTTTTATAATTTCGATAATCTTAACCCCTATTATTAGAAATATAGCTTTTAAGCTCAGAGTTTTAGATTATCCAAATGAGAGGAAAGTTCATGATAAACCTATTCCTAGAATAGGTGGTGTAGCTTTTTATTTATCAATTCTACTAGTGAATCTTATATTTAATAAAACCATAATTATTGAAAAAGTTCTTTTAGGAGGAAGTCTGATCTTTATTATTGGATTAATAGATGACTTTGTTGAGTTAAAACCTGCGCCTAAATTTTGGTTAACTTTTTTAGCAATACTAGTTTCAGTTTTTATAGGTATAAGACTAGAATCCTTTAAGATTCCATATACAGATATAACTATTTCGGGATGGTTAGCATATGTTTTTTCTTTTTTGTGGCTTTTGGGCATAACTAATGCTATGAATTTTATTGATGGATTAGATGGGCTTGCAGCAGGTGTTTCCGCTATAGCTTCTTTCTCTCTTCTAATTATCGCTCTTTTATTAAAAAGAATGGAAACTGCAATTTTTCTTTCTACAATGCTAGGAGGAGTATTGGGATTTTTATTTTTTAACTTTCCTCCTGCATCTATAATTATGGGAGATTCAGGAGCTATGTTCTTAGGCTTCTTGCTGTCTGCTATATCTATAACTGGAGTGTTAAAGTTTAGTACATTAATAAACTTATTCGTTCCTATCATGATTTTAGGATTTCCTATCTTAGATACGATTTTTTCAATAATTAGAAGAATAATCGAGGGAAGACCTCCTTGGAAATTTGACAAAGATCATATTCATCATAGATTTTTAAAAATAGGTATGGATACAAGACAAAGTATTGGTTTTATTTATCTTATAACTATATCTATGAGTTTAATTGCTATTATTTTATCTCTTTTGTATTATAATAAAGAGATAGCATTACTTATTCTTACAGGTACTTTAGGTTTAATTATATTTATATTGGTAAAATTAGGAATTCTAATGGTAGGTAGAAATGGAAAGATATGA